One window of Mediterraneibacter gnavus ATCC 29149 genomic DNA carries:
- a CDS encoding AAA family ATPase has protein sequence MTGSPQKPQELSEEEARKIGIDMRDALVRGATIIRNASINTLEDCEKMDADLQAAIGIQYYNWSWFHKYFSMICPEKLSGFHSTDWQMHILRAMRIVPSEKYYGRSGQIAMVQNHAKWLYREFFDVTYAKFGNPRQFVRLGTSDSSKNYAAEWAKRGVVGIGWRELGKLSEYIKGESIDRKEIQEKLSEIYYPNDERTASRKAGEVSNFYKSDINTVFVLMDGEQLIALADDVGSYFYDETSPMAHLKTAKWRFPFEENEKMPEKSEGKMTSCYPLTKEDNILYLYDKYYYSDDLGNHLTENIVSESEKKVRGRKPNYHTGLYSMHERNRIVFGAPGTGKSYQLKIDCEKELNGTVGDYERVTFHPDYSYSKFVGTYKPVTDSNGTIKYTFVPGPFMRLYVQAIKSGWTETPQPFLLIIEEINRAKVAAVFGDIFQLLDRDDDGVSEYDIHASEDVKNYLAGALDGRPEDYQKIKIPDNMFIWATMNSADQGVFPMDTAFKRRWNFEYLGINKNEEKISGIGKIELAGSDEPVEWNILRRAINAKMSSDQFKINEDKLMGPFFLSKKVLASDENGMIIDTKKFVDAFKSKVIMYLYEDAVKQGKHRFFDGCDNSKYSSVCDAFNEIGMGIFGPNFKENFYDKQKDEA, from the coding sequence ATGACAGGAAGTCCTCAAAAACCACAGGAATTATCGGAGGAAGAGGCCAGAAAAATTGGTATAGATATGCGAGATGCTCTCGTCAGAGGGGCAACAATAATAAGAAATGCATCTATTAATACATTAGAGGATTGTGAAAAAATGGATGCTGATCTTCAGGCTGCCATAGGAATACAATATTATAATTGGTCGTGGTTTCACAAATATTTTTCTATGATTTGTCCTGAGAAATTGTCTGGATTTCATTCTACTGATTGGCAGATGCATATTTTAAGAGCAATGCGAATAGTACCGAGTGAAAAATATTATGGTAGAAGTGGCCAAATTGCAATGGTTCAGAATCATGCAAAGTGGCTTTATAGAGAATTTTTTGATGTTACATATGCGAAATTTGGTAATCCACGTCAATTTGTTAGGTTAGGGACATCTGATTCAAGCAAGAATTATGCTGCAGAATGGGCAAAACGTGGAGTTGTAGGAATTGGCTGGAGAGAGCTTGGAAAGTTATCGGAATATATTAAAGGGGAAAGTATTGACAGGAAAGAAATTCAAGAAAAATTAAGCGAGATTTATTATCCAAATGATGAAAGAACGGCTTCCAGAAAAGCAGGTGAGGTATCTAATTTCTATAAATCTGATATAAATACAGTATTTGTTTTGATGGATGGAGAACAATTGATTGCGTTAGCGGATGATGTTGGTTCTTATTTCTACGATGAAACATCTCCGATGGCTCACTTAAAAACGGCAAAATGGAGATTTCCTTTTGAAGAAAATGAGAAAATGCCGGAGAAATCAGAGGGAAAAATGACCTCTTGTTATCCGTTAACAAAAGAAGATAATATTTTGTATTTATATGATAAATATTATTATAGTGATGATCTGGGTAATCATCTTACAGAAAATATAGTAAGTGAATCAGAAAAAAAGGTACGAGGAAGAAAACCGAATTATCATACGGGGTTATATTCAATGCATGAAAGAAACCGTATTGTTTTTGGTGCGCCGGGAACTGGAAAAAGCTATCAGCTAAAAATAGATTGCGAAAAAGAACTAAATGGGACAGTTGGTGATTACGAGCGTGTAACATTTCACCCGGATTATTCCTATTCAAAATTTGTAGGAACATATAAACCTGTTACTGACTCAAATGGGACAATCAAATATACTTTTGTTCCGGGACCTTTTATGCGCCTGTATGTACAGGCTATTAAAAGTGGTTGGACTGAAACACCACAACCTTTTCTTCTTATTATTGAGGAAATAAATAGGGCAAAGGTAGCAGCAGTGTTTGGAGATATATTCCAATTATTGGATAGGGATGATGATGGCGTTAGTGAATATGATATACATGCATCTGAGGACGTAAAAAATTATTTAGCCGGAGCATTAGATGGAAGACCAGAGGATTATCAAAAAATCAAAATACCAGATAATATGTTTATCTGGGCTACAATGAACAGTGCCGATCAGGGTGTATTTCCAATGGATACTGCATTTAAGAGAAGATGGAACTTTGAATATCTTGGTATTAATAAAAACGAGGAAAAGATTTCTGGCATTGGAAAAATAGAACTTGCCGGAAGTGATGAACCTGTTGAGTGGAATATTCTCCGCAGAGCTATCAATGCAAAAATGTCATCAGATCAGTTTAAAATTAATGAAGACAAGCTGATGGGGCCATTCTTCCTTTCAAAGAAGGTACTTGCTTCTGATGAGAATGGCATGATTATTGATACAAAAAAATTTGTAGATGCATTTAAGAGTAAGGTAATTATGTATCTGTATGAAGATGCAGTTAAACAGGGCAAGCACAGATTCTTTGATGGATGTGATAACAGCAAATATTCATCTGTGTGTGATGCTTTTAATGAAATAGGAATGGGAATCTTCGGACCAAATTTCAAGGAAAACTTTTATGATAAACAAAAGGATGAGGCATAA
- a CDS encoding helix-turn-helix transcriptional regulator: MNNEEFELLLQKASLGCCPKEDLLDAKERLESAVEDKNAECADFEQVLQMMSFEGKDNTNPDEVKKAMESHGVAAISRDEIKVLQEQRNRLAHYLTNITDALDDFKNFNKYTCFNNIRALLKVNPDVKIGMIEKEAGVRLGYMSRLEKPDNSSEPTLEFVATAAKMLGVSIDFLISANIDEVTPTEKYVLEFIKKIADDSKCGNLYWHREPNQKLNNPTDLYSEFGPAPHPLQSPDDDSMDCNGNYRVASFFSRFYPEKAIQVTGNVYWSRLEDAESDMYILPCTINMDDNCVEGQACYEIYLVAPDKSVVPLCNTIMACDLIKSAVIDLYMQIEVLASHVNIDNKARSVIDAYLNKDKKVLSKTFKVPEPSSDDFMTDIDLPFK, from the coding sequence ATGAATAATGAAGAATTTGAACTTTTATTACAAAAAGCATCTCTGGGATGCTGCCCAAAAGAAGATTTGTTGGATGCCAAGGAGAGACTTGAATCTGCAGTTGAGGATAAGAATGCGGAATGTGCCGATTTTGAACAGGTTTTACAGATGATGAGTTTTGAGGGAAAAGATAATACTAATCCTGACGAAGTAAAAAAGGCAATGGAGTCACATGGAGTTGCTGCTATATCAAGGGATGAAATAAAAGTATTGCAGGAACAGAGAAACCGTTTAGCGCATTATCTTACAAATATAACAGATGCATTAGATGACTTTAAAAATTTTAACAAGTATACATGCTTTAACAATATCCGTGCTTTATTAAAAGTAAATCCAGATGTAAAAATCGGAATGATAGAAAAGGAAGCAGGTGTCCGCTTGGGATATATGTCAAGACTGGAAAAACCGGATAATTCATCCGAACCAACATTGGAATTTGTGGCAACGGCAGCTAAGATGCTTGGAGTCAGCATTGACTTTTTGATATCAGCTAATATAGATGAGGTAACACCGACAGAAAAATATGTCCTGGAATTTATAAAGAAAATAGCTGATGATTCCAAATGTGGGAATTTGTACTGGCATAGAGAACCAAATCAGAAGCTGAATAATCCGACTGATTTATACTCTGAATTTGGTCCAGCACCACATCCATTGCAGAGTCCTGATGATGACAGCATGGATTGTAACGGAAATTATAGAGTAGCCAGTTTCTTTTCAAGATTCTATCCTGAAAAAGCAATACAGGTAACTGGAAATGTATATTGGTCACGATTGGAAGATGCAGAAAGTGATATGTACATCCTTCCGTGTACAATTAATATGGATGATAATTGCGTAGAAGGACAGGCATGTTATGAAATTTATCTTGTAGCTCCTGATAAATCCGTAGTTCCGTTATGCAATACGATTATGGCGTGTGATCTGATTAAATCTGCTGTGATAGATTTATACATGCAGATAGAGGTATTGGCATCTCACGTAAATATTGATAACAAGGCAAGGAGTGTTATTGATGCATATTTAAATAAGGACAAAAAGGTTCTCTCAAAGACTTTTAAAGTACCAGAACCTTCAAGTGATGATTTTATGACTGATATAGATCTGCCGTTTAAATAG
- a CDS encoding LlaJI family restriction endonuclease yields the protein MRVVSRYVREQKRYTKNDLKSKFSFDEDGVEKFIKNLKAYGVLKSVKNTDDQLEMSDLVDDDVEITDETAESGDCLYVFTYVGVITCGSRVIKVYPKYLLSKKDDNVLDEMKQVVKVLERYSRSEEQIINVFNGDGENRSFNILAVILFLINDYYEYGIYTNSEDIIEVNGEGEILWGKTIDESFAMIEDNRPYYMELYTEKSVEDDMDYFKRLHECVLTECSRQLRDAQLDALFDMDVIELSEETLADFGDKEYVLERIIKELNLQFNTHRQILLKTLYAYVSQDRRMLDENDGISMFGTTAYHAVWEKACAEVFDNKLNTTLAQLKMTVPLADKYNSKTAKRQKLIDIIEKPIWQGEDTEAKAADTLIPDLISIPCIDGKDWFIIFDAKYYNLQLEKGKSLRGNPGVGDVTKQYLYQLAYKDFINAHGIAEVRNCFLMPTEKKDIVKKGCARMAMLEALNLKNIQIRLIPAAELYDNYLTGNHMDITRLEL from the coding sequence ATGAGAGTTGTTTCACGGTATGTCAGGGAACAGAAGCGTTATACGAAAAATGACCTTAAAAGCAAGTTTTCCTTTGACGAAGACGGAGTAGAAAAATTTATTAAAAATCTCAAAGCCTATGGTGTCTTGAAGAGTGTAAAAAATACCGATGACCAGCTCGAAATGTCAGACCTTGTAGATGACGATGTGGAAATTACGGATGAAACGGCAGAGAGTGGTGACTGTCTGTATGTATTTACATATGTCGGAGTCATCACCTGTGGAAGCCGTGTCATAAAGGTTTATCCAAAGTATCTGCTGTCAAAGAAAGACGATAATGTTCTGGATGAGATGAAACAGGTTGTTAAAGTACTTGAGCGTTACAGCCGTTCCGAAGAGCAGATTATCAATGTTTTCAATGGTGATGGAGAGAACAGAAGTTTTAATATACTTGCGGTTATCCTGTTCCTGATTAATGATTATTACGAATATGGCATCTATACGAACAGTGAGGATATAATAGAAGTAAATGGAGAGGGCGAAATCCTCTGGGGAAAAACCATTGATGAGAGCTTTGCCATGATCGAGGATAACCGTCCGTATTATATGGAACTCTATACGGAGAAATCTGTAGAAGATGACATGGATTATTTCAAACGTCTGCATGAATGTGTGCTTACGGAATGTTCCAGACAGCTTCGTGATGCACAATTAGATGCTCTTTTTGATATGGATGTCATAGAGCTTTCCGAGGAAACACTGGCCGATTTTGGTGACAAGGAATATGTGTTAGAACGGATTATAAAGGAACTGAATCTTCAGTTTAATACGCACAGGCAGATTCTGCTCAAAACACTATATGCTTATGTGTCCCAGGACAGAAGAATGCTTGATGAGAATGATGGTATCAGTATGTTTGGAACAACAGCGTACCATGCGGTCTGGGAGAAAGCCTGTGCGGAAGTGTTTGACAATAAGCTGAATACTACCCTTGCACAGCTTAAGATGACTGTTCCGCTTGCAGATAAGTATAACAGCAAAACGGCAAAGAGACAGAAGCTGATAGATATTATAGAAAAGCCTATATGGCAAGGAGAAGATACGGAAGCAAAGGCAGCAGATACCCTTATTCCCGATTTGATCAGTATTCCGTGCATAGACGGAAAGGACTGGTTCATAATATTTGATGCCAAATATTATAATCTTCAACTGGAAAAAGGAAAGTCCCTCAGGGGAAATCCGGGAGTCGGAGATGTAACAAAACAATATCTGTATCAGCTTGCCTATAAGGATTTTATTAATGCACATGGCATTGCAGAAGTCAGGAACTGTTTTCTGATGCCAACGGAGAAAAAAGATATTGTAAAAAAAGGCTGTGCCAGAATGGCTATGCTTGAAGCACTCAATCTGAAAAACATACAAATTCGTCTGATTCCGGCAGCAGAGTTATATGATAATTATCTGACCGGAAATCATATGGATATTACACGATTGGAGTTGTAA
- a CDS encoding DUF4406 domain-containing protein, which produces MKKKIFICSPYRGRVEENKKNAVSYARITAMSGDVPIVPHLYFPSFLDDNIPNERMTGIAMGLELMDICDEVYVFGFDITEGMKFELDHAKETRKPVRLYDTDFNPVNVRTIPVDERADARYKGIIRNLKVLK; this is translated from the coding sequence ATGAAAAAGAAGATCTTTATCTGCAGCCCTTATCGGGGCAGAGTCGAGGAAAACAAAAAGAATGCAGTGAGCTACGCAAGGATCACTGCCATGTCAGGTGACGTTCCAATCGTACCACATCTCTATTTCCCATCATTCCTCGATGACAATATTCCAAACGAGAGAATGACAGGCATCGCAATGGGTCTTGAACTCATGGATATATGCGATGAGGTGTATGTGTTCGGTTTCGACATCACGGAAGGCATGAAGTTTGAACTCGACCATGCAAAGGAAACAAGGAAGCCTGTAAGGCTTTATGATACAGATTTCAATCCCGTGAATGTCAGAACCATTCCTGTGGATGAACGTGCGGATGCCAGATATAAGGGCATCATCAGAAATCTGAAGGTGTTGAAGTAG
- a CDS encoding HTH domain-containing protein, translating to MSANERRAEIMRIMVARRQENMQVLAAELGVTDRTIRNDILVLTAEYPLETTRGNGGGVRIADWYHPHKNIFSQDQISVLEQLMDKADDEQKKVLDQMLREYGSNKYSPAV from the coding sequence GTGAGTGCAAATGAGCGAAGAGCTGAGATCATGCGAATCATGGTCGCACGAAGACAAGAAAATATGCAGGTTTTAGCTGCTGAGCTTGGTGTTACGGATAGAACTATCCGAAATGACATTCTTGTGCTTACGGCTGAGTATCCTCTTGAAACTACTAGAGGTAACGGAGGCGGTGTCCGTATCGCTGACTGGTATCATCCACATAAAAATATTTTTTCACAGGATCAGATTTCGGTTTTGGAACAGTTGATGGACAAGGCTGATGATGAACAGAAAAAAGTGCTTGACCAGATGCTCCGTGAATACGGCTCTAACAAGTATAGTCCTGCAGTCTAG